The following nucleotide sequence is from Portunus trituberculatus isolate SZX2019 chromosome 6, ASM1759143v1, whole genome shotgun sequence.
aaataaatagataaaaagaaaaaactaacccAAAAAAGAACTAaactaactgaaaaaaaaactaaccagaaaaaaaataaatagactaaCCTAATTGGAAAGACcaatctaagctaacctaatatctctcaccttccctccagccGATCAACAGACTTTGAGGTTCACCGCAACTGGCTGGCGGTGACTCACAGTCTGCCAGTGGACCGCTGGTATGTGGACCAGACCTCACCCTGGACCCTGGACTACCCACCCCTTTTTGCCTGGTTCGAGTTCCTCCTGGccaaggtaagagagagagagagagagatttcacaaCAAAACACTTCATTCTCACTCCTTATTATCTTTGAGTTCATCCACCAGTctttccacaccaccacacaacaccacacccacacctccaCAACAACCCTCCACCCCAGCAcaagcaccacaccaccacatagcATCACacaaccactgcaccaccacaccaccaccacactgctacataaccaccaccaccaccacaccacacacaaacacacctcatcacatccccacaccaccaccaccataccccaacaccacatcaccacactccATATTGTGTCATCATCAGGTGGCTCGTTTCTTCGATGCTGCAATGCTGGACATCAACAACCTCAGCTATGCCTCGCCCATGACGGTGTTGTTCCAGAGGCTGTCCGTAATTGTTACCGACCTTGTCTTCGCTTACGGATGCAAAGTGTGAGTGTCGGGAGGTCAGGGGGTCAGGGAGGAGGCCAGGTCAAGGGGTCAGGGGGTCATAGTATCAGGGTGTCAGGGGGTCAAAGGGTCAGGGAGTCATAGTGTCAGAGGGTCAGGGGGTCAGGGAAGAGGTCAGGTCAGGGGGTCAGTGTCAGGGGATCAGATGGTCAAGAGAGATGGGGATGGTTTCTGAGGGGTGCTTGTGATTTTCTTCTATGTTTCTATTGttgtggtttgtttattttattttgttctattttttgttttgttttatttgcttatttttttgtggAAGGGCATAAGGctgttttgcagtgtttgtttgtttatgattGTTTGTTTGGTGGTTTGTGACTTGTtgtaatttttgtttctttgtctttttcttctctcatttgtctttccttttcttttttatctttgtctcatttccttgttttttatttctccctctttcttttatctttccttctcccttttatcttttctgtcttttctcccttctttttccttctttgttcctctttctccctctgtctttcctctcaccctcttttctctctccctccttttttttctcacttttctctcttcccatctcttctttctttccctctctttctcttctctccctcttttctttactttccctgtttttcctctccctcttctttcccttctctccccctctttctccctccctcactccttatCTACCCtccaaccctccctccctctattacctcacctttccttacccTCCACTCCCTTTTCCAGAtgtgggaggaggtggggagcaGTGTGGCAACCAGGAAGGGTGCAGCGGTGGGGCTGGGGCCGGCGGTGGGGGTGGTCCTCTTCACCAGTGCTGGGCTGCTATTGGTGGACCACATTCACTTCCAGTACAATGGCTTCCTTTTTggcctcctcttcatttccattGCCAGAATGCTGCAGgtgaggtgtgagagagagagagaatgcaaagatgaaggaaaagatcaTACCAAAGTCATTCCTCTCTCAtatcaattgagagagagagagagagagagagagagagagagagagagagagagagagagagagagagagagagagaggtgaaggaaaagatctTACCAAATAAATGAATTTCTCATATCaaatataacagagagagagagagagagagagagatatgaaggcCCAAAAACATAACATATTAATTAGTTGCTCTCTTGTATTATTTATCAAACATGAGAAAATGatatataaatcaataaagtCTTACATTAGAGGGAAAAACTATAAATTAATACATAAAGAGAGATCTGATCCTCCACCCACAGAGAAGAGAGATCGAGTCAGCCTTGTGGTTCTCAGTCCTCCTCAACCTGAAGCACATCTACCTCTACCTTGCCCCAGCATACTTCATCTACCTCCTTCGCTCCTATGTGCTCCTTGGCCCCCCCCCAACCCGCGCTGACAAGCCCCAGACCTCTCGCCTTGGCCAGCTCTTCCGTCTTGTCAAGCTTGGTGTAGTGGTGGCTGCGGTCTTCGGGCTCTCCTTCGGTCCCTTTGTCATGCGGGGTCAGCTTCTGCAGGTGGGTGcttgaagggggaggaggagtacaaaggaAAGGCAAACAGTATGAGTAATAGAGTTTTAGGTTCTTGTGAGGGTGTTTGGACAaggagcagtagtggtagtggtggtgtagtagtagtagtaggaagaggaggaggaggaggaggaggaagaaaaagtttagTAGTGATAAGAGATGTAACATTAgtaaaaggtggaaaagaaggatgagaagtaGGGATAAAGGATAGTAAGGTTTAGCCAGATGGATagatagccagacagacagattaagaTGCAAATACAAAaattcagaacacacacacgtacacacacacacacacacacacacacactgcggagtgtagtgattagcacgctggactcacaattgagaggcctgggtttgagtcccggtaagcggcgaggcaaatgggcgcagctcttaatgtgtggggtgtgttcacctagcagtaaataggtacgggatgtaactggaggggttgtggcctcgctttcccggtgtgtggagtttgttggggtctcagtcctacccgaagatcggtctatgagctctgagctcactctataatggggaagactggctgggtgaccagcaggtgtgCTACacgtgtaacacacacacacacacacacacacacacacacacacacacacacacacacacacacacacacacacacacatggggcctggtagctcagtggttagagcgctggcttcacaagccagaggaccggggttcgattccccggccgggtggagatatttgggtgtgtctcctttgacgtgtaggtggtgttcacctagcagtgagtaggtacgggatgtaaatcgaggagttgtgaccttgttgtcctggtgtgtggtgtgtgcctggtctcaggcctagcccaagatcggaaataatgagctctgagttcgttccgtagggtaacgtctggctgtctcgtcacacactgcaccacatcaaacagtgaattacacacacacacacacacacacacacacacacacacacacacacacacacacacacacacacacacacgaataaaaaaaaattaaagaaaacaagctACAAAACAATATACCTACCTCTTTTTCACTACCCCACTCACAATATTCCTactttctcactccctcactcctcacaaccctcccctcaccccttccatcCCCACAGGTTCTGGCACGGCTGTTCCCCTTTCGCCGAGGTCTCTGCCACGCCTACTGGGCACCAAATTTCTGGGCACTGTATAACTTTGCTGACAAGATGCTGGTGCtggttggtgagtgtgtggatgtatggatgtggtggtggtggtggtggtgggtgtggggcattggtaAGGATGTGGTAGTGTTCTGAATGTATTGGTGGTGTCTGGTTATGTGGTGGTGAGTTTTGGGGGCAGTGGTGAAGTTGTGGTAGTGTTCTGAttgtattgatgatgatgtgtaTACGTATTTGTGTGGTGaggatgtagtggtggtagcgtgTAGTTTGTGGTGATGTAGTATTGGTGATGGTTGGGTGTGGTGAGGCTGTGATGGTGGTTTTTGGGGGCAGTGGTGAGGCTGTTGTTATGTTCTGAGTGTATTGATGGTGTGTGGTTTGtggctgtgttgtgtggtgttggttcAGTGGTGGTGAGTCATGTAAAGGATTTGGTTTAGAGGTACATTTGACGTCAGCAggaacatttttattttgtgataTTTTACATGATTTGGTATAAGTGTGGtacatgttttgtgtgtgttttcactgtttcattgtttgacctgctgcagtctctgacgagacagccagacgttaccctacggaacgagctcagagctcattatttccgatctttggataggtctgagaccaggcacacaccacacaccgggacaacaaggtcacaactcctcgatttacatcccgtacctactcactgctaggtgaacaggggctacacgtgaaaggagacacacccaaatatgtgtgtgtgtgtgtgtatttacctagttgtatttatttacctagttgtagttttacagggcctgggctttatgtgtgtgtgtgtgtgtgtgtgtgtgtgtgtgtgtgtgtgtgtgtgtgtgtgtgtgtgtgtgtgtgtgtgtaatgtgtgaccagtttgtctatctgtgtgtactTTTTTGTACTATATATAAGTTGTGATCAGTTTCAATCCATCTgcacatatatttatttgtagaagtagtagtagtagtagtagtagtagtagtagtagtagtagtagtaggttggTATATACCTTAGTAATGGTTTATCTTTCTCACTTCTTTATTcattgatatttcttttttttctagattagCTTATTTATGTCTTGCTCCACAGTCTGACTGCTAATTTTTTCTGtgcttccttttctgtttctgtaATGTGTGTAACCTATGATCAGTCAGACAGTACCAGCATCGGCACATTTGTCTGTTGCAGGAGGGCGGCTGGGGTGGCAGGTCACAAAGCAAGGTGTGGCCAGCATGACTGGAGGTTTGGTACAGGAGTTTAGCCACACCATACTGCCATCTGTGCCGCCCATTGCCACGCTCATCACCACCGCACTGTCCATCGTGGTGAGTGTCTGGCCTGTGTCATGTCATTGGTGTCCGACGcacttggtgtgtgtttgtttagtcttttaatttttttattgtgttttgtatttatttttacaaaGGAGGTGTACTAGCCAAGAGCAACAGTATGAGGAAACCAGGTCCAGTGAGGTGCTGGTCCCCAAGCAGTCAAAAGCAGTAGTCAAAAATTAAAGGACGGGTGTTTTGAAATATCCCTTTGAATAGAGTAGTAGTGGCAGAACAATCAGACCCCTCCAGGAACCACTCAGGCCTTGGTGGTCACCTCAGCCTGGTCATGGTCATGTTACTGTGCATGTTCTGTTTGTTCAGATCCCAACTACCACCTCTCATAGCTTTCCTTAACCCATCACCACCCTTCCCTTGCTTAAgtcagagagagtgagagagtaaaaagacCCATATATGATGCCTTACACATGCTAATTACAAACACCTCTAATAAAGAAGTGACTCAAAGATAAAAACTTTATTCACCATCTTGTCAGTATGATGTCTTAAGATTGCTacagaacaaaaagaaatgtcTCAGAGTTGTGTCTCATTAAGGAAGGCACTTCTCAATATTggtttaaccctttggtttctTCTatagggactggcatctcaatGAACccttatattttgttattatttcccACTAACCCTCTTACATAGAGAGATAGTAAATGAATaacggtaataacaataataaaaaaggactTCTCAGTATTTCCACAACACTCCAAAAGGATACAGTACAAGAGGAATGAGTTAGAACCACTGTCTTAAAACATTTACATTACTTCTCATGTAAGCATTTCTTTTTGGTGTTGTAACATCTCTTCCTGCTGTCCCTGCTCCTCACAGCCTGGCCTGGTGGTGCTGTGGAGGTCGCCCCACAGCCCCTGGCAGTTCATCCGTGCACTGGTGTTGTGCGGGTTTGGCTCCTTCATGTTCGGCTGGCATGTGCATGAGAAGGCCATCCTCATGGTGCTGCTTCctctcgggtgtgtgtgtgcattaagtACATATTATTTCGTATTTTGATGTCTCTCTATTTGCTTTAGGAGTTTACTTAAGTTGTGTTTCTTAACTGTAATGAtgaatcaatctatctatccatctatctgtgtgtgtgtgtgtgtgtgtgtgtgtgtgtgtgtgtgtgtgtgtgtgtgtgtgttcaagataGTTTATGGCTTTGAATGTCTCTTCTTTATATCAAATTATAATGTGCTTTCTGTAAGTTTGTCTTAGTTCTTTGCCCTTACTAATACAAGTCAATCATTGTTTCATGTTGTGTTAAtattagtcagtcagccagtctgaTTGTCAGTTTACACCATTAGCAATACCAATGAATGAGTAAGCAAGCACTagcattctcctctcctttgctGCCAGGTTGCTGTGTCTGCTGAGGAAGGGTGAGGCACAGGCGTTCTTGTTCCTGAGCATCGTGGgacatttctccctcttccctctcctcttcacccctCAGGAGACACCGATAAAggtagtgtgttgtgttgcgtgaaTATTGTGTTCCCTGTTGCTGATGCCTGGTGTGGATGgtgtgtggcagagagagagcataccGCTGGGGTCTTTAAGGGGTAGTGCTCAGATATTTGAGAATAATTTATGGTGTTTTAGAAAAATGATCATAAAATTATCACACTACATATTCTGCAACACtgtaatttatttcttctctaaaTCCacttttttaatgtgtttgtgtCTATCAGTAAAAGCATTGACTGGTGAGTgtctggtcagagagagagaggcagttggTTGATGATGTTTTTCCACAGAAGTGGATGTGTTTGAAAGATCCAGATTGGGTggatgtatgtgagagagagatgtaatgtgGAGTGGAGTGATGTTTTTCCCAATATGCAGCCTGTGAATCTGACTCTGAATTTTCAAAGCCAGAAGTTTCCTTCAACATGTTATCTGGAATTTAACATTTTTGTGCTAACATGGCCTGTGCATGTGTTGTGAAATTTAGTAGTTTGAATGTTTTCAGGATATTTGGTAATGCTTTTGTTGTTTAATGCTGAGGATAATTTTGTCTTACTGTAATAGTTTTTCTGAGTGTAATTTCCTTGTAAAGCATGTGTGTTTTTTCTAGAATTAGGAACATTTATTGCCCcagtatcctgtgtgtgtgtattggataAACATATTACAAGTGTCTTCCACAGGTGACGGCGCTGATGCTGCACACTCTCTTCACTGTGCAAGTCCTCAGAGCACAGTGGGGCCAGCCACTCCTCCATGCTGTTGAGAACTTGTACTTACTGGGACTGGTGCCTCTGTTCCTGCTGCTGGAGCTAGGGCCAGGGCGCTTGGGGCTGGGTGAGGGGCTGCCGTTCCTGCCCCTCATGCTGGTGTCGGTGTACTGTGCCTTGGGGGTCACCTACAGCTGGGTGAAGCTCTCCTACTTAATGATGGGTAGTGCATGGAAGTTTAAGAAGAAGACGAGCTAAGGGCCCACATTTGTAGTGTGTTGAGGTGGTGCAAGTTGTGGGTTATGTTGTGAGGCTGTGGGTGTGCTGTCTAGTGCATTGGTGCTGGTACTTAGGGAGGTGGATAAGTGGAAGTATGTGCTTGGAGCATTTCAGTGGATTTGATTATGGGAAGTGATGTGGATTGGAAGCATTGCAGGAGTATTGGGAAGGTGTCTATTTTTTGGAGTCCTGTGTGTGAGGCTGTCAGGGAAtaactgaaggggtgaaggagcaAAACTCAGCTTTGGTCtttgaagtatttattgttattgttcattttGTGAGTTTTCTATGAGCGCCTCACCTTCAGATGGATCAAGATTTAGTTGCAGGATATGTTTTTTGTGCGAGTCTTTGTATCATGTCTCAGCTGTGTCCTTTCTTGAGGATATTGACTTTTTGAATaggtacagtaagtcctccttatatGGTACTtcgttatccggtaaattcacagttacggtgtttggtaattactatCCTTGATTCTATTTATGGTAAGAAAATTTCACAGGGACGGTATCCACCCATGTTTTGTTTACACGAAAGAGGAGTAGTCTGACATTGGACGTAAAATTAGATATTTTGAAGAGGGAAGAGCAGGGAGATGGTACGTCTACCATAAGTCGAAACTTGGGCCTAGCCCAGCCGACAGTCTGGACAGTGTTGAATTGTGAGGCTATAAAAAAAGCTGAGGAGAATGTAATGGATCTGCAGAGCAGAGCCTTGTCTACCCACTCagcagaagatgagtaaggttctgaaatccctactgtcccttagcctcgggagggataTCATCtgataaaaaggtaaataaaaatattttgtttatttcttttgtgcaatactttacattattttatttgacttttttcatgtttgtaggggtgactttcgatgtgctggaacacatcccctattattacatgttataatgggttcggtatatggtaattttgtaaggttttcaggaacgcatatgtaccgtataatgaggacttactgtactgtCTGTGCCTCCTAATTACACTCGACCCTCGTTTATCCAGACCTACCTTGTTAGTCTTGAATTCGGTTTATCTGGACAGTGTCCAGTGGCTGACTAATTAATTCAAATAATACTTGCCTCGTGTACTGCCAGAAATGCCTGATAAATGGTAGCAGGTGGTTGTGAACAAGTCCAGCTGGCACTCataaacgtgttttttttttttgtttcagtgaTTGATTTTGTGCATTTTTCGTATGAATGGATACCTTCTAAGTCTATTTATTAAGCATAAGCAAGTTATCCTAGCTGTGGCTCaaaaggaggaggtaataaGAGAATCAGAGGAAGGAGCCAGTGTTATGAGTGTTTGTGAGGAGTAAGGTGTGGCCAAGCAAACTGTGTCAGACATTAGAAAGTTGAAAGATTAGCTGATAGATTCTGCCAAATACTGTGTGGATGCATCGGCAAGCAAAGATGGTAAAGGTGCACCTAAAAAAAGTTAGGACTAGAAAATTGCTGCATTAGATGTTGCAGTTATGAAGTGTGTGCAGCAACAATCAGTGGGAATGAATGTCTGTGGCATAGAAATCCTTGCAGCAGCTAGGAAGCTGGCtgagaaatggaaatagaaaatttCATAGGAAGCGATGGGTGGCTGTGGTGATTCCACAATCGAAACAGACCTGCACTGAACCTTTTCAAATTAAGCGGGATAAATGAATTCAAGATGAACATTTAAGCTATTCCTAATTGTATAATGGTCATGAGACAGGTTTCTTTTGGTGTTCAATGCCTAAGAATAGTcagtattatttatttgttatctgGACTGGTTCCTGCACAATCTAGTCTGGAAAATGAGGGTCGAGTGTACTTCACAAAGGATGTGTCATTCTGTAGAGGTGACAGGGATAAGGAGTTATGCTGAAAATGTTTTGTCCCTGGAATGTTGATGGCAGTACAGTGTTCAGGTGGTGGGGAGTGATGATGAGTGGCTGAAgagatgtaatgaagaataCTTTGCTCAAGGGaatgagtgttttgtggtttcaAGATATGTGGTGATGTGTAGGAATTACTGGAAAAGTGTAAAAACTTATGCCAACGATGAGAataagatttatttttttacatactgAAGGTCAGTTATCAGTTAACAAGCTTTTTTTCTATGAACTTATCTTTCCATCAATCTGAAGTTCTTTGATCTGCAGTGTGACAAGGGTCCTGGCAGACTGAAGACTGAAGGTTCAGGGGGAAAACACTAGGCAATAGTGTTGGTTATTCAGTTTTTGTCTACATGTCGCTAGGAATGAGATACACAGCTCCTGGTGCTACCAACGCTGACAAATGTAAAGAGGAGATAGGTCATGATGTCTGGGATGTTATGTACAgtgtttgttacttgtattgttAAGGAGGAAGGTAATCTGGCTCATTTTCTCTGCATGGAGTTCTGAGTGGACATACCAGAATACCTGACTTGACctttgtgccctcctgttgaccACTATGACCACTGCTGTGGGAGAGGTTAGGCACAGCCTTCTCCATGTTGCTACACATTCCACAAAGTGCCATCAaagagttttgtgtacaattattttttacttgtatAGGAGACTAACGGTCACTAACCAAAGGATTCATCTCTTATTCACCATGATATAATAACTAACATATTTATAATCATATGTAGGTTGCTCAAGGGAAAGCCATCAAGTTTTACAGAACACTTCAacaaaactttctctctttgtatgtTGCAGTGGAATGCCTACTTTCTGTACTTTTGTATTacatattgattgattgattgataggcAACCTAGAGTGCttaatcactgtgtgtgtgctgtgcctTTTATTTGCCTTTCTTCTTGTCTATAATCTCCCTTACTGTCACTGTTCTTACTTTTTTGTCTCATGCCAATGGTAGGTAAATGTGACTAATCTTGTCAAAGGAATGTGAAGCTCGAGGTGATAATGTGCAAATTCAAGACGGTAAGAATTTAAGAATGGGCACAAAACTTTCAAGAATTCTGTACATCTTTTCTGGTTTCCTGGCCTGAAATTTTTTTGATCTTCATAACACACATTTGTTGTACCAAATATGACATTAGAATTAATCATGTTCATTGTTGTGAACCCTACTGTAATTGGTGGGAGCCCAGTGACAGTTTTGACCAACATTGTTTGAAGGGACCCCATGTGCAAGATCTAGTGTTGTGAGGTTGATGCCATTCAGTAATAGTTATTGAGCCACAGGGAACAAATATTAGTTTGTAAACAGTGGGATGCTCCTGTTTTTTGTCCCATTTTCACACCATTCCTGCCTTGCTTTTTGCATCATTCCAATTTTAATTTTCTACAATGTTTTGTAGCATTCCAGGCTCCACACATTACATTCatccctcaccatcatcatcatcatatgcATGTGTAACATACATGCACAGTACAGTacaacactttgttttcattgtcataCATGCATAAGGAAGAATGTATTACAATGCAAGAGAATAAAGTTGTTATAATAAGTCAGTGAAACTCGTATCCTTCAAgcagcattgtgtgtgtgtgtgtgtgcacacgcgTGTGCATGTGAGTCTATATTATTCCTGACCTGACCAAACGAGGCATGAGTAAGATGATGGAGACCAGCTGTACCTGATACCAACACCTCAATACAACTCAGTAAAACATTACATCAAATACCAAAATATTGTCCccagataataaataatatacttTGATTATATTTGCAGCATTTACATTGAAGAATTATCCAAGTTTGTGGGATTTGAGAGGGAGCCGAGTCAATTGTCATCTGTACCCAAAACGTCATAACAGAGTGGAATAGTGAAGGATAAGAGGTATATAAAATGACAGTAACTGTAGCTCACATGTGATGCAGCTTTAGACACAATGCAGAAAACAATCAACACAACTGAGGAATGATTAATATGTTACCCAACCATAACAAAACAGAGGCTAATGATTAACTTCAATACAGAAAGATGCATCACTCCCTCATCATCCTCACATCCCTACCACCTATCGGTAATTTCTTCGCCGTCCCCCTCTGGGTCTCTGTTCCCGGCCCCTATAATGCTGTGGGGCGCTGGAGTCTGTGtgactctcactttcctcttcctcctgctcctcttctttctctgtcctcTTTTTTGTCAGTGAAGCAAGACTTCATCACTGGGAGCATGTCTGGGAAACAGGAAGgtgaaatatatagaaatgctAAATAGCAGCTATGGGGGATGGATAACACATAACATATACGTAGAGACAAATTctctaaagaaattaaatatgcctgtctatatatttctctctctctctctctctctctctctctctgtgtatatcTATGATGCACTGTTTATGTATTGTATCTCAGTGTATTATGTGAGCTTTCTATTCATgtgttttccatctttttatacCTATGTTCTAccatctctatatttttttttttctttctggttttatttctgtatatctaccatccatctatctgtccctATGACATTGTCTATTTCAGGGTTGTATCTGTCACCCTGCCATACTTAAATTTCATCCCTCAACTAAACAAAGCTTcaaactgtatatatgtatggaaCATTTTCTACTGAGAATAACCTGCACCTCTAACAGTATCCACAGAAACTTGTGCTACACCCTGTACATGCACAGTAATCATAGGCATAGAGAGATGGGTGGCAGGTACCTAACCCCCTGCcccccacaaaaaaaggaaagacaaagaaacacagcAGGCCATTGATACAAAACGAAGATtgacaaaaatacagaaagacaagtaatctaaaaataaaacagctgCCTTACCTGGTGGAGGGGGTAACCATTTCTTGCTAGACTCATCATCATTACTCCCATGCTgcagctcttcttcctcttcctcatcctcctcctccccctcaagCTGTGTGGCTGGTATAACCCTGAAGGGAATGTCATACTGCTGGTCAAGGCCAAGGTAACTGTCAGACATCAGGTAGAGGGTCAGCACTGCAGGGCCTGTGGAGGGGAAGTCAAGTTAGGTCAAAGATCAAGGCAGACTTGCAAGGGGAGTGTGGTCAGAGGTGTGGTATTCTGGTAAGTAGGTTAGTGGTCTAATGATGAggatgtgtgtgagggaatTCAGGTGATGTTAAGTAAGATGCTGATAGACGTTAGGTGTGTTAGAGGAACTAAGCcatgttattaaccccttcagtaccatgacacattttcatattcattctacttactatttggtaattttatacagcttcaaaaacttatgtgggacttaaaatagtgaaaactctggccatcaatcttctgatctccacacacttcttaatataaataaaattgtctaatcatacccaaaactcatggtaaaaatatgtcccagtactgaagagagtaagacttaaatgatgatgaatgtgTGTCAGAGTactcaggtaaggttaggtaaaggaTGTGTTATGGCAATGTTGTTAAGACTCTAATAAGCATGTATAAGGTAattcaggtaaggttaggtgtgTTATGTGAACTACGGAACTCCAGCAATGTTAGTAAGACTTAGGAAAACCCAAACTGCTGCAGAATCCTCAAGAACAGATGtgtgttaggttagactaggagGATAACTGAGATACTGAGAATTGAGGTGCGTTttggagagagagtaatagaacACACCAGGTGGATTAATTGATGGGCAAGATGAAGAGGTGGGACTCCATGTTGTGAGATGGTGTGCCTGAGTGTGTGGTGAACTGGTGACACACTATTACAAGGTGAGGTGTGCCTGAGTGTGTGGTGAACTGGAGAGACAATATTACAAGGTGAGGTGTGCTTGAGAAATTGAGTGAGATAAACTGGTGAGATTCAGTATTGTGAGATaaggtgtacctgtgtgtgagGTGAACTGGTGAGACACAA
It contains:
- the LOC123517783 gene encoding probable dolichyl pyrophosphate Glc1Man9GlcNAc2 alpha-1,3-glucosyltransferase codes for the protein MSVTCQLSSVNTKRGNQISRRCAWRASPHQSPGPGQLSGTTQAPRTPFCWISICIVQHTIYTQSAAGSDCPSRMFVRRLIGNAAKSTKKSASGSDHPSRMFGLAVIGMSCLKLLLLPAYRSTDFEVHRNWLAVTHSLPVDRWYVDQTSPWTLDYPPLFAWFEFLLAKVARFFDAAMLDINNLSYASPMTVLFQRLSVIVTDLVFAYGCKMWEEVGSSVATRKGAAVGLGPAVGVVLFTSAGLLLVDHIHFQYNGFLFGLLFISIARMLQRREIESALWFSVLLNLKHIYLYLAPAYFIYLLRSYVLLGPPPTRADKPQTSRLGQLFRLVKLGVVVAAVFGLSFGPFVMRGQLLQVLARLFPFRRGLCHAYWAPNFWALYNFADKMLVLVGGRLGWQVTKQGVASMTGGLVQEFSHTILPSVPPIATLITTALSIVPGLVVLWRSPHSPWQFIRALVLCGFGSFMFGWHVHEKAILMVLLPLGLLCLLRKGEAQAFLFLSIVGHFSLFPLLFTPQETPIKVTALMLHTLFTVQVLRAQWGQPLLHAVENLYLLGLVPLFLLLELGPGRLGLGEGLPFLPLMLVSVYCALGVTYSWVKLSYLMMGSAWKFKKKTS